The nucleotide window TTACTGGTGGGCTGTGTCGGGATCGAACCGACGACCTACTGATTAAGAGTCAGTTGCTCTACCGATTGAGCTAACAGCCCGAAAATATTTATTGAAAATGCGGCAAAATATTAATGCCTATCAATTATATACTATTTTTATTTTTTTAGTCAATTTTTTTAACAATATTTTTATTAATGATATACTTATAAATAGATATTATGAAAATATAAAGAGTATTATAATGATGAGGCGGGTAAAAAGATTATCCGGAGAAATTATATGATATTTAAAAACAGGATAGAAGCGGGGAAACTGCTTGGAGAAAAGTTGTCGGCGGAGAAATTCGGCGGCGGAAATACCGTGGTTATTGGTTTGTTAAGAGGCGGAATTCCAGTTGCTTATGAAATAGCGGCAATATTAAAATCACCGTTAGACGTGGCGTTGGTAAGAAAAATAGGTGCGCCTAATCAGGAAGAGTTGGCCATAGGGGCGGTAGTAGACGGAAAATCGCCGAAAGTTTATCTTAACGAATCTCTTATATCGCGCATTAATATCCCTGCGGGATACTTAGGGCGCATGGAGAAGATTAAACTTAAAGAAATAAGGGAAAGGGAAAAAATATACAGGCAGGGAGCCGAAAAGATTGATGTAAGCGGCAAAACGGCTATAATAGTGGATGACGGCATTGCTACCGGAGCGTCTGCCATGGCGGTAATAGAAGCAGTTAAGGATGAAAAACCTGCGAAAATAATCGTAGCTGTGCCGGTTATAGCCGCCGATACTATGAGAGAATTAAGGAAAGTCGTCGATAAAGTAGTAGTTTTAAGCGCTCAGGAAGAGTTTTACGCGGTTGGGGAATTTTACGAAGATTTCAGCCAGACGACGGACGAAGAGGTGTTATATCTTCTGCAAAAATCAAAAAATAGCATAAATTTTATAAACACAAATTAATTATATAAAATAGTTTAAAAGAAGATAAACTAAGTTTAACTTTATTTTAAATTCATATTCTTAAAATAATATCGATAAAATTTATGAATTCTGAATTATTATTATAGAATTGTGACTTAAATCAATTTAAACTTTTTTTGAATTTGATAAACTTTATATTAAAAGGAAGTAAAAAATAAAATCGAATAGATTTAAAATTTTAATATAGGAGTTTATCATGGCGGAATTTAATGAAAAGGACGTATTGGAAAAATTAAAAGGCATTATAGACCCTGAGCTTGAAGTAAATATAGTCGATCTTGGGCTGGTATATAAAATCAATTTAAATCAAACAGGCGGCGTCTGTTTAGATATGACTTTAACGGCAAAGGGCTGTCCTATAAGCGACGTTATAAAATATGAGGTAGAGGAGGCAGTTAAAAGCATTCCAGGCGTTAACGGCGTAAAAGTAAATTTCGTTTGGGAGCCGGAATGGAATCCTTCGATGATTAAGACCGATGCCCTAAAAAGACTTAAAACGCATTAATTTTTTTAATAACGCGGTATGCAAAAAATTGCCGGTATAAAACAAAATATAACAAAAGCATAAAAAAAGGACGGTAAATAAAATATATGAATACAACGGATAGTTCTATAGAAATAGCATTAAAACATATAAAAACCGCGCTTATTTTTTTGCCGGTTTTTTTCATAGTAATGTTTTTTGATTATAAGAGTTTTAACGGATATTTTTTTATGAATAATAAAATAATAGCCCTTACGCACATATTTACGCTTGGTTTTTTGCTCATGGTAATTATGGGTGCTTCTTATATGCTTTTGCCTGTGGCGCTCGGCGTGAAAATTGCTTACGAAAAGCTTTTTATTCCGGTTTATTACGGATACGTAATTTCTTTATTGCTTTTCGTTATTGGAATGCATTATCTCTGGAGCGCTATGATAGCCGCGGGCGGCATCCTCCTTTTTATATCGGTTTTAACATATAATATAAACATTTTGATAAGTATAAAGAAGGTAAAAAAATGGGATTATTCTTCTTTGGGAATAGCATTTTCGTATTCTTATCTGCTTATAGGATTGTCCGTAGGACTGTATTTGGCTTTAACTTTTTATTTTAAAATAGGGCTGAACATTTACGATATATTGCAAGACCATATTTATCTTATGTTCATAGGTTTTGTCATAATGCTTTTTATAGCCGTTTCATACAGGCTGCTGCCGATGTTTTATATGACTAAAGCGCCGGATAATTTATACTGGAAAACGGATTTAACCGTTATTAACGCAGGAATTATCGCAATGCTCGCATCTTCGTTTTTTGGAAACGTGTCCGCCGTTCATATTTATTTAAATGAAGCCGGAGGATGGCTTTTAGGTGCGGGTATCCTTGTGTACTGCTATATATTTTTTAGCCTTATGTTAAAAAGGCTTAAAAAAAAGTTCGATATTACGACGTTTTATCTATACGCCGGCATTATATTTTTAGTTGCGGCGGTATTTGCCGGTCTGATTATAAATATCGTTCCGCAGGAAAAATTATTCGTATTAATCGGCATAAACGGCGATTATTATCTTTATTATATATTCGCTTTTTTAGGACTGTTCAGCTTTGCCGGAATGGTAATTATAGGTTTCCTGCATAAAATATTTCCGTTTCTTATAAGCCTTAAATCTTTTGAAAAGGCAAAAAAAGGAGCGTACGGTAAACTGTTTTCGGATTTGAAAACTAAATATTTTGAATACGTAATATTTGCAATGTTTCTGGCAGGCTCTATTCTTTGGATATTTTATTTGGTACAGCTTTCCGCTGCAGTTCTTTTTGCGGCATCTATACTGCTTATGCTGCATATATTTTCTATGGGCTGGTAAGAAAAACAGTAATTTAAAAGGCGATAACGGCATCAAATTTGAATTTTGACGCCGTTATCGCCTTGATTTATTCTTTATATTATTAAGTTTATCTCTGTCGCCGTTATTGAGTTACTGCCAGTTATCTTTGTACCTGTTCTATTTTTATCTTTTCCTCTTATTTCTTATTTCCAAATTTTTATCTTATAAAGGTCGTCCGCAGTTTCTTCCGTCAAGAATTTATATCCGGCGTCTTTTAATCTTGGATATAGATGCACAGGTTTTCTTTCGTGTATTATATGTATCGTTTCGTCGTTCTTTAAGTTTTCCAGAGCCGCAAATATTTTTAAAAGAGGCTGAGGCGGCTCAAGCCCTCTAACGTCAAGTTCAATAATATTCTGCTTGTGCGCAAGGTTTTTTAAATCCTCGTCGTCGAATTGATTTTCGTCTGCCCCTTCGAAAACTTTTATCGGTTTTATGTCGCCGCCGCTTCTAAAAAAAATTATTTCGAATCCTTCAGGCATATTATTGGTTATATGTTCAAAGCCCTTGTTTTTTAAAACCGAATAAAGCGGAAAAGGTTCGAAACTGTTAATTAAAACAAGAGCTTCTGCTTCATTTAAATTATTAACCGCTTCCATTATTTTTTTAAACGGATCGTTTCCGCTTTTAATGTCTTCCCTTACGTCGAGCGTTATTTTTTTTAAGTCCGTTACGTCTTTCATAATATTATATTCTCCTTATTTTTTAAAAAAATTAAATTTAATTTTCTGTATTAATTATAACGTTAAGGTATTAATTAATCGTAATCATTTTTTTCATAATATCCTGTTTTTCGTTCTGACCGAGCTGCATTTCGGCAATCTGAAACAATATACCGTCTTCTTTGTCTTCATGTTCGGATAAAAGCTCTATCAATGCTTTCCCTGCAGACGCTATGGACTTATAATCTTTACTTCCCATTTTTTTATTTAAATCGCCGGTTAACTCTCTGCAGCTATTATGTTCTATAAGCATAACGTTTATAGGACCAGTTTCAATGCCTATATAATTGCCCAAAATAGGAAATAAAGCATCTTCCTCTCTTTTAAAGTGCAATTCGACGTCTTTATCTAAATACTCGGATATTTCATTAAGTTCCGAATCTGTAACGCCGTTAGGTATTTTTTTTAAAAAATTTTCAAATTTACTTAAAGCGGTTCTTATTTCGGTATGCTCTTCTCTTAAAGCGTCAAGAGGATTAAGTTCAGCATCTTTTTCGGTATACGTATTCATAGTTTCTCCTTGTTTAGTTTAATTATTGCTTATATATATTTGAATATTCCGCATCTTTTAGCATCTTTTGGTTTTTTTATTATGTATATTATTTTATCATAAAACTAATTTATAACATTGACTAAAGTCACAAATTAAATTTATTAATTTAATAAATTATAAATAACTTAACGGTTTATTTTTTTATGCAGAAATAGAAAATGAAAATTCCCCGCATATAGTATTTAATAAATATGCGGGGAATTTTCATTCGGATTGTTTTACCCGACCGTTTCTCTAAACGGCCGTCGGATTATATTAATTATGCTATATAATTATAATTATTACATCAGCCGCAATCGGAATAGCCGCAGTCTAAACATACCGTACATCCTTCGGCATGCTTAAGATTTGAGCCGCCGCAGGAAGGACATGCGCCCCTTCCTTGAACGGTATGGTTTTTAGAATGTGTGCCGACGGGGTTTGCAGATGATTCTATTAACGGTTTTTTTGCGTCGGATGATAGATTTTCACAAGAAGTTATTTTTTCTTTAAGGCTTTTTTCTAAAGCTTTTCCTATCGCATCTGCGCAGGAATATATAATATTGCCGCCGAAACCGTATGGAATGTTACATCTTATGCCTTTTAGCTGGTTTATTATTTCTTCCGCGCCTATTCCCGACCTTAACGCAAGGCTTACCATTCTTCCAGTGGATTCGGTTTGCGACTGAGCGCAGCCGCCTGATTTGCCGATGGAGTTAAATATTTCGAAAGGATTACCGTTTTCGTCGTAGTTGATTGTAACGTACATGGGTCCGCATCCCGTGACGGTTTTAACTGTTACGCCCCTTATTATATCTGGACGTTTTCTTGGTTCTATCTGCCCGCCGCTTTTTTGGTCCGATGTTTCTTTTGTTTCTTTTTCGTGAGAACTTCCGGAAGAACCAGCGGTCAATACCTGCTCTCTCGAACCGTCCCTATATACGGTTATGCCTTTTAAATTAAGATTAAAGGCAAGGGTGTAAACCTCTTCTATATCTTCTTTTTTAGCGTAGTTAGGAAAGTTGACCGTTTTACTCACCGCATTATCGGTAAATTTTTGAAAAGCCGCCTGAGTCATAACGTGCCATTTCGGCGTAATATCATGCGACGTTATAAATATTCTGCTTAAATATTCGTATTCTTTTTCAGTTAATAAATCCGCAATATCTTTTTTGTAAGTTTTTCCGAGACTGCCGTTTTTCGCTATATAATCTATTAATTTATCGGAATACGCGCCCATTGATTCCAAAACCGTTTTAAGATTTTTATCCGTTTCTATTAATCTTTGTTTATCCAGTACGCGCCTTTCGTAAGCCAATGCGAAAAGCGGTTCTATGCCGCTCGAAGCGCCGCCTATCATACTTATAGTGCCTGTAGGCGCTATTGTCGTGGTAGTGCCGTTTCTCATAGCTTTATATCCTTTTTCTTCCCATAAAGAGCCTTTAAAATTCGGAAAACTGCCGCGTTCGGTTCCAAGCTCTTCTGATTTTACTTTAGACTCCTTATCAATGAAGCCCATGATATTTTCGGCTATTTTAAGCGCAAGTTCGCTGTCGTACGGTACGCCCAATTTTATAAGAGTATCGGCATATCCCATTATTCCAAGCCCTATTTTTCTGTTGGAAAGCGTCATTTCTTTAATTTTTTCTAAAGGATAACGGTTTTTTTCTATTACGTTATCTAGAAAATGAACGGCTGTATGAACGGTTTGTTTAAGTTTATCGAAGTCTATGTAGCTGAGGTAACCGTCAATGATATCGTCCGGATTGCTTTCAAGTTTTTTCAGATATTCCGCAAGATTAGCCGCGTCTTGTTTAATTTTGTTTTCCTTAACGAATTTTCCGATGTTAATAGACCCTAAGTTGCACGATTCGTAAGCGACTAAAGGTTGTTCCCCGCAAGGATTTGTCGCTTCTATTTTTCCGGCATTCGGTACCGGATTTAGTTTGTTAATCCTGTCGATAAACACGATCCCAGGTTCGCCGCTCGACCATGCCGTTTCGACGATTAAATCAAAAACCTCTTTCGCGTTTAAATATTTAGTAATTTCGTTATTCCTTGGGTTTTTTAACGGATAGTCTTCATTTTTTAAAGCATGATTCATAAAATCTTCCGTTATTGCTACTGAAATATTAAAATTGTTTAATTTTGACGTATCTTTTTTCGAGGTAATAAAATCTATTATATCGGGATGGTCTATCCTTAAAATGCCCATATTGGCGCCCCGCCTCGTTCCTCCCTGCTTAATAGCTTCGGTTGCGCTGTTAAATACCTGCATAAACGAAACCGGACCGCTTGAAACCCCTTTAGTAGAATGCACGGTATCGTTTTTAGGCCTTAAAGACGAAAAAGAAAAACCGGTTCCGCCGCCGCTCTGATGTATAAGCGCCGTATTTTTTATAGTTTCGAATATCGACTCCATAGAGTCTTCGATTGGCAGTACGAAGCAAGCCGAAAGCTGCTGCAGAGGCCTTCCCGCATTCATTAATGTAGGCGAATTGGGAAGAAATCGAAGGGAAGACATTTCTTCAAAAAAAATATTTGCCGTAGTTTTAGCATCTTGTTCGGATTTGCCGTAATTTAAGTCTGCCGACGATATGTTTTCGGCGACTCTCTTAAAAAGTCCTGTTACGGTTTCGATAATTTCGCCCTTCTCGTCTTTAGCCAGATATCTTTTTTTCAGGACGGTAACCGCATTTTCCGAAAATTTTTCCGTAAGCGGGTCGTTGCTTAAAATATCCGAATTTTGTTTTTTCATAATCGCTCCTCAATATATAGATAATATTTTTTATTTCTATACAATATATTGTAATTATTTTTTTGTCAATAGATTTTTTTAAAAAAAAGATTTATAATTTAAAAATATATAAAATCCAAATAAATAAACTAAAGATAAACCAAGAAACGCTAAAAAAAATAAAATCGGAGGAACTCAGGTTTATAATGATAGATAAAATTACGGGCGGAAACGCCTTAGGCGTCGTTGCCGGAAGCGCGGGTACTATGAGTATATTATCGCATATTCTTACGACGAATATAGTAGTAAAATTAGTTTTGCTGTTACTTTTTATTTTTTCGTTAATATCCTGGGCAATTATATTTTACAAACTGCGTTATCTTGGAAAAGCAAGAAAAGAGGATAAAGAATTTCTAGATCTTTTTTGGGAATCCAAAAGACTCGATTATGTTTATACCGCCGCAAGAAATTTGGATTACAGTCCTATAGCTTTTATGTTTAATATAACATATAAAGAATTGCTGAATATTAAGAAAAAAACGGCGGACGATCAGCAGAAAAGCGATAAGGAAAGAAATGAAGAAAATTTAGCTTATGTGGAAAGGGCATTAAAAAAATCTCAACTTTCATCTATAGCAAAACTTGAAGTTTCCCTGCCTTTCCTTGCTACGGTGGGCTCTACCGCTCCTTTTATAGGACTTTTTGGGACCGTATGGGGCATAATGACGTCTTTTGAAAGTATCCAAAGAGCCGGAACGGCAGGTCTTGCAGTAGTAGCGCCTGGAATAGCCGACTCTCTGATAGCTACGGCCGCAGGACTTTTTGCCGCTATACCGGCCGTTATAGCTTATAATTATTATTCCAATAAAGTAAGGGTTATAGTAAACGAAATGGTAGATTTTGCTTATGAATTTATGACTATTATCGAAAGGCAGATTTTATAGGGAACTATTTATGTTTACTCCTTTTGACGATAAAGACGATAAAAAAAACGGGATGTCTAATTACAGGCTTATGTCGGAAATAAATATAACCCCTTTCGTAGACGTAATGCTTGTGTTGCTGGTGATTTTTATGGTTACTGCTCCTATTTTGGTACACGGTATAAAAGTTCATTTGCCGACTGCTTCGGCTCACGCTTTAAAAGCTCCGGAAAAAACTATAGTAGTGGCGGTAACATCTAATAGAGCCGTTTATATCAATAAATTCAGGGTTAATCTGCCTGTTTTAACGCAGAAACTTTCGGCGATTTACAGGCACAGGACCGACAAGCAGATATTTCTTAAGGCAAGCTCTTCTCTGCCTTACGGATACGTTATAAAAGTTATGGCGGCGATAAAAGAAGCGGGAATTACTAAAATCGGAATGGTAACGGCCAATCCCAAATTAACTGGATCGGCAGGCAGATAAGAAGTATTATGTTTAATGAAAATAATAAAGGTATAGGCTTATATATTTTTTATTCGGCAATTTTTCACTTATTATTAATAGGGCTGATATTATATCTTTCTATAAAATATAGGCCGCAAATTCAATCTATAGGTTCAAAAGTAGTAATAAGCGTAGTGAGCAGGGTTCCTGGGCATCTTGCTTCGGTAAAATCTATAATTTATCCTCCTAAACCGAAATTAACCGAACATGCTCCAAGCAGACCTTCTCCCGTAAAAATAAAAGCGGTAAAGCCCGTTTCTATTCCTCTCGTTAAAACGCCTTCATCTATGGTTTATCCTAAGAAGACCGTGCAAAAACACGTTGCGCCCAGAAGATACGTTCAGCCGCATACTTATGTTCCGGTTTTGTCTTCCAGCGTTTACGCTAATCTGCAAAACAGGGTAAGCCTCAATAACGCATACGGAAAACTTAATCAGTCGCTTATAAAGGGAAACGTCCATAGATTTCAGGGTTATGTAAATAAAATTATTTCTGCTATAATTCCTAATTTCAACATATCCCTTAATCATTATCTAAATTATAAATCCATAGTGGCTTTTCAGATATCGAAATCGGGACGCATTTACGCGGTCAGATTAGTTAAATCTTCCGGCAGCGGCTATTACGATTCGCAGTCTGTAGCGGCGGTAAAATTGTCCAGTCCGCTTCCGCCTCCTCCTGCCGGTTTTATGAGATTTGAAAACAGGGAAAACGACGGCGAAGGAGTCCTTATGAATTTTAACCCAAGGCAGATACTAAAAGACAGATAATAGGCCGTGATAATTAGCGCTTGATATTTATGCTATATTTCTGTATATTTTAACTTTATATAATTTTAATTTTAATTTGACTTTTTTTAAAGGATAACCGAATGAAAAAAACAATAATTTTTTTACTCTTGTTCGTTTTATTTTTTTTAGGCGCTTTTACATTATTTACTGTTAGTTCGTATGCAAAAGTCTATATAAACATCAATGCCGCAAGGATAGAAAAAATAAGGGTCGCCGTTCCCGATTTCAAAAATATTTCCGCATACGGTCAGCATAAAAAAATAGAAAAAAACGCGGCACGCGTTATAAGGCACGATCTTTCGGTAATCGGTTATTTTCATATAGTAAACCCGCTTTCATATCTTGAAAATCCTCAGTATGCTCCAATCAGTCCTGAGCGTATACACTATTCAAACTGGAACGTTCTTAATGCCCAGTATCTTATTACGGGGGAGTATGCGACGTCGAACGGAATTATCAAGATGAAAATCAACCTTATAAGCATATTTACCAAAAAACTGCTTTTTTCGGAAAAGCTTGAAGGAATGGACGACCAGTACAGATTTCTTGCAAACAAATTTGCCGACGGCGTGCTTAAATTTTTAACGGGAATTAAAGGACCGTTTACGACAAGGGTGTTTTTCGTAGGAGAAAACGACGGTTCTAAAAATATTTTCGTTATGGATTTTGGAGGTCACAGAGTTACAAAGATTACAAATAACGACTCCATAAATATATTCCCGTATCCTTCCCCTCACGGCAACAAAGTTGCGTATATTTCTTTTAAAGACGGAGACCCAGCAGTTTTTATAAAGAATATGAAAACAGGAGTAACGATAAAATTAAATCTACCTGGTCCGGCGGACTATATCGCATGGTCTCCTGAGGGAAATAAATTAGCCGTTTCCCTAACTCCCGACCATATTAATACCGAAATATATACGATAAACGTTAACGGCGGAGACTTAAAGCAGTTGACTTATACCGACGGCATAAATACATCTCCGACCTTTTCTCCGCACGGCAACAGAATCGCTTTCGTATCGGACAGAGGAGGAAGCCCGCAAATTTACGTAATGAAAGCAAACGGCAGCGGCGTCCGCAGATTGACCTACGATGAGGGAAGCTACAATACGAGTCCCGCATGGTCGCCCGACGGGAAAAAAATAGCGTTCGCTTCTTTTGTTAACGGCGCTCTCGAAATATGCATTATGAATGCCGACGGTTCCGACGAAAGGCAGGTTACCGATACCCCTTACAGCGCACAGCATGCCGCATGGACGAGGGACTCCAGGATTATTACCTTCGATACGGAAATTGCCGGAAGGCAGGAACTTTATATGATAGACGTAAATGAAAGCGGAATGATGAGGCTGACGCCTAAGTTGTTTCCGGAAATGAACAATTACTACGATGCGCAGTGGACCATGAAATCGTCTTATTGAAAAAAAACCTTTTTTGTGATTAAATTAAATAAACGCAAACGGGAGAAAAATTATGAATAAATATAAATATGGAGATGTTGAACATTTAAAAGTTAAAAATAAAAATAAAAATAAATTGAAAGTTTTTATCCTTTTCTCTATCTCATTGATTTTCGTAATGTCTATTCTTGCCGGATGCGCTCCTATGGAACCGACTTCCTTTCATCGCTTAAAAGTCCAGGTTAGAAAACTGAACAAAAAAACGGCCGAATTATCTCAAAATCAAAAATACGCAGAAAAAAAACTCAGCCAAATGCAGTTGAACACTGCAAATAACGGAGTGGCTATTTCTTCGTTAAGCGCTAAGATTAGAAACATTTACGGTAAATATGAAGTAGAACACCATAAGCTGAACGTTTTAAATAAGAAATTTAGGGAATACCGATTAATGGTAAATAAACAGCTTATTAAATTATTAAAACTTGTAAAAACCGGCAAGGCTGCCTCTTCCGTAAGCTCGGTTAAAAAACAAAGTATTAAATCGGCATTGGTTAAAAAAGAAAGTTCTATGGAATCCGGCTTTAACGAAGCTATGTCGCAGTTCAAAAAAAAGAAATACAATTCTGCCTTAACTTCTTTGCGTAATTTTTTAACTAAGTATCCTCAGTCTAAATATTCTGCCGATGCTATGTATTATAAAGCATATGCCAATTTTAAACTAAAAAAATATCCGGTTTCCATACTTGAATTTCATAAATTTTCGCGGTTATATCCCAAAAGTCCAGACGTTCCTATGTCTATATATTTGCAGGGCATGGGTTTTATGAAAGTTTCCGACCCGTCCGACGCTTCTATTCTTTTCAGACAGGTAATAGCAAAATATCCAGGTACTAAAGCGGCGGAACTATCGCAAAAGGCTATAAACGGACTTTCAAAATAAATAATATGACGGATGATTAATTTAGCATTTGAATCAAGCTGCGACGATTTTTCCTGCGCAGTTCTTTTAAAGGAAAATTCCGGAAAAGACGGCATAAAAATAAAAATATTATCTAATATTATCTATTCTCAGGATTACGTTCACGGAATATACGGCGGCGTAGTTCCGGAACTTGCGTCGAGGAACCATATAAAAGCTTTTCTTCCGGCTTTTAGAATTGCTTTGTCGGAAGCTAAAATATCTATGGAAGACGTCGGTTTCGTCTCCGCAACTGCGGGACCGGGACTTGTAGGCTCGCTTCTAATAGGCCTGATGTGCGCAAAAACTATATCTTATGCTTTAAATATACCTATAGTGCCGGTTAATCACATTGAAGGTCATATTTTCAGCCCTTTTTTAGAAATTCAAGAAACCGAAGAAATATTTCCTTTTGCGGCTCTAGTTATTTCAGGAGGTCATACCCATCTTTATTTAGTCAATTCTCATAACGATATACGACTTATAGGAAGAACTAAGGATGATGCCTGCGGCGAACTTTTCGACAAGGTTTCAAATTATCTTGGTTTTGGTTATCCGGGGGGAAGAATTGTGGATGAACTTGCTGAAAAAGGCGATAAACAGGCGTTTAAATTTCCCCTCCCTATGATACATAGCAAAGACCTTTATATGAGTTTCAGCGGACTTAAAACTGCGGTAATAAATAAGATAGACGAGAACGGCGGTCCAAAAAATATCAGGGAAAACGTCGTTTACGATATTTTAGCTTCTTTAAGAGAAGCGGTTTCTGAAATTCTTTTTAAAAAAACTTTTGAGGCGTGCAAGGCTTTTAAAATTAAAAATGTCTTGGTTTCCGGCGGAGTTTCGGCAAATTCAAGAATAAGAAGCATGTTTAAAGAAAGAGGATATGAGTCCGGTCTAAAAATATTTTTCCCATCCGTTAAATATACCACGGATAATGCTGCTATGATAGGCTATGCCGGATTCTTTAAAAATGCGATAGATCCTTCGGCTCTGCGAAGCGAATTTTTAGATATTAATGCAGATCCGTCCTGGGAGTTGTGAACTGCGGTTATGAGCAAAGAACCAAAAAGAAATAAGGTAGTTTT belongs to Candidatus Acidulodesulfobacterium acidiphilum and includes:
- a CDS encoding phosphoribosyltransferase — encoded protein: MIFKNRIEAGKLLGEKLSAEKFGGGNTVVIGLLRGGIPVAYEIAAILKSPLDVALVRKIGAPNQEELAIGAVVDGKSPKVYLNESLISRINIPAGYLGRMEKIKLKEIREREKIYRQGAEKIDVSGKTAIIVDDGIATGASAMAVIEAVKDEKPAKIIVAVPVIAADTMRELRKVVDKVVVLSAQEEFYAVGEFYEDFSQTTDEEVLYLLQKSKNSINFINTN
- a CDS encoding metal-sulfur cluster assembly factor, whose product is MAEFNEKDVLEKLKGIIDPELEVNIVDLGLVYKINLNQTGGVCLDMTLTAKGCPISDVIKYEVEEAVKSIPGVNGVKVNFVWEPEWNPSMIKTDALKRLKTH
- a CDS encoding DUF2249 domain-containing protein; this encodes MKDVTDLKKITLDVREDIKSGNDPFKKIMEAVNNLNEAEALVLINSFEPFPLYSVLKNKGFEHITNNMPEGFEIIFFRSGGDIKPIKVFEGADENQFDDEDLKNLAHKQNIIELDVRGLEPPQPLLKIFAALENLKNDETIHIIHERKPVHLYPRLKDAGYKFLTEETADDLYKIKIWK
- a CDS encoding hemerythrin domain-containing protein; protein product: MNTYTEKDAELNPLDALREEHTEIRTALSKFENFLKKIPNGVTDSELNEISEYLDKDVELHFKREEDALFPILGNYIGIETGPINVMLIEHNSCRELTGDLNKKMGSKDYKSIASAGKALIELLSEHEDKEDGILFQIAEMQLGQNEKQDIMKKMITIN
- a CDS encoding vitamin B12-dependent ribonucleotide reductase; this encodes MKKQNSDILSNDPLTEKFSENAVTVLKKRYLAKDEKGEIIETVTGLFKRVAENISSADLNYGKSEQDAKTTANIFFEEMSSLRFLPNSPTLMNAGRPLQQLSACFVLPIEDSMESIFETIKNTALIHQSGGGTGFSFSSLRPKNDTVHSTKGVSSGPVSFMQVFNSATEAIKQGGTRRGANMGILRIDHPDIIDFITSKKDTSKLNNFNISVAITEDFMNHALKNEDYPLKNPRNNEITKYLNAKEVFDLIVETAWSSGEPGIVFIDRINKLNPVPNAGKIEATNPCGEQPLVAYESCNLGSINIGKFVKENKIKQDAANLAEYLKKLESNPDDIIDGYLSYIDFDKLKQTVHTAVHFLDNVIEKNRYPLEKIKEMTLSNRKIGLGIMGYADTLIKLGVPYDSELALKIAENIMGFIDKESKVKSEELGTERGSFPNFKGSLWEEKGYKAMRNGTTTTIAPTGTISMIGGASSGIEPLFALAYERRVLDKQRLIETDKNLKTVLESMGAYSDKLIDYIAKNGSLGKTYKKDIADLLTEKEYEYLSRIFITSHDITPKWHVMTQAAFQKFTDNAVSKTVNFPNYAKKEDIEEVYTLAFNLNLKGITVYRDGSREQVLTAGSSGSSHEKETKETSDQKSGGQIEPRKRPDIIRGVTVKTVTGCGPMYVTINYDENGNPFEIFNSIGKSGGCAQSQTESTGRMVSLALRSGIGAEEIINQLKGIRCNIPYGFGGNIIYSCADAIGKALEKSLKEKITSCENLSSDAKKPLIESSANPVGTHSKNHTVQGRGACPSCGGSNLKHAEGCTVCLDCGYSDCG
- the tolQ gene encoding protein TolQ; its protein translation is MSILSHILTTNIVVKLVLLLLFIFSLISWAIIFYKLRYLGKARKEDKEFLDLFWESKRLDYVYTAARNLDYSPIAFMFNITYKELLNIKKKTADDQQKSDKERNEENLAYVERALKKSQLSSIAKLEVSLPFLATVGSTAPFIGLFGTVWGIMTSFESIQRAGTAGLAVVAPGIADSLIATAAGLFAAIPAVIAYNYYSNKVRVIVNEMVDFAYEFMTIIERQIL
- a CDS encoding ExbD/TolR family protein; this encodes MSEINITPFVDVMLVLLVIFMVTAPILVHGIKVHLPTASAHALKAPEKTIVVAVTSNRAVYINKFRVNLPVLTQKLSAIYRHRTDKQIFLKASSSLPYGYVIKVMAAIKEAGITKIGMVTANPKLTGSAGR
- a CDS encoding TonB family protein, with product MFNENNKGIGLYIFYSAIFHLLLIGLILYLSIKYRPQIQSIGSKVVISVVSRVPGHLASVKSIIYPPKPKLTEHAPSRPSPVKIKAVKPVSIPLVKTPSSMVYPKKTVQKHVAPRRYVQPHTYVPVLSSSVYANLQNRVSLNNAYGKLNQSLIKGNVHRFQGYVNKIISAIIPNFNISLNHYLNYKSIVAFQISKSGRIYAVRLVKSSGSGYYDSQSVAAVKLSSPLPPPPAGFMRFENRENDGEGVLMNFNPRQILKDR
- the bamD gene encoding outer membrane protein assembly factor BamD encodes the protein MNKYKYGDVEHLKVKNKNKNKLKVFILFSISLIFVMSILAGCAPMEPTSFHRLKVQVRKLNKKTAELSQNQKYAEKKLSQMQLNTANNGVAISSLSAKIRNIYGKYEVEHHKLNVLNKKFREYRLMVNKQLIKLLKLVKTGKAASSVSSVKKQSIKSALVKKESSMESGFNEAMSQFKKKKYNSALTSLRNFLTKYPQSKYSADAMYYKAYANFKLKKYPVSILEFHKFSRLYPKSPDVPMSIYLQGMGFMKVSDPSDASILFRQVIAKYPGTKAAELSQKAINGLSK
- the tsaD gene encoding tRNA (adenosine(37)-N6)-threonylcarbamoyltransferase complex transferase subunit TsaD, which encodes MINLAFESSCDDFSCAVLLKENSGKDGIKIKILSNIIYSQDYVHGIYGGVVPELASRNHIKAFLPAFRIALSEAKISMEDVGFVSATAGPGLVGSLLIGLMCAKTISYALNIPIVPVNHIEGHIFSPFLEIQETEEIFPFAALVISGGHTHLYLVNSHNDIRLIGRTKDDACGELFDKVSNYLGFGYPGGRIVDELAEKGDKQAFKFPLPMIHSKDLYMSFSGLKTAVINKIDENGGPKNIRENVVYDILASLREAVSEILFKKTFEACKAFKIKNVLVSGGVSANSRIRSMFKERGYESGLKIFFPSVKYTTDNAAMIGYAGFFKNAIDPSALRSEFLDINADPSWEL